A portion of the Polyangia bacterium genome contains these proteins:
- a CDS encoding HEAT repeat domain-containing protein, translating to MGVFYLFSKEGRDQRAREKNIGRAVNKWSQSPDRMRALQSLRDDGTPDAIYGLLRRFGMMYDKTIEDEQEKDWVFEILVEKGAGIVPSIQKYLFSADSIAWPLRLLDKVANKEQELEVIKSVLDRHEPGYERDPTKKIQLLNHMASLKDARIPGMVLPYLADMDEGVRYAAVEALVRSGSEEVAREPMLLQFIAPTEDSRRIRIRIADGFADLGWLVKGHRGEVEKQLPEQFQIDREGHIKRKPDAQKKDS from the coding sequence ATGGGCGTTTTCTATCTGTTCAGTAAAGAGGGCCGCGACCAGCGCGCGCGCGAGAAAAACATCGGCCGCGCGGTGAACAAGTGGTCGCAATCCCCGGATCGGATGCGGGCCCTGCAGTCGCTGCGCGACGACGGAACGCCCGACGCCATCTACGGCCTGCTGCGCCGGTTCGGGATGATGTACGACAAGACCATCGAGGACGAGCAGGAGAAGGATTGGGTCTTCGAGATCCTGGTGGAAAAAGGCGCCGGCATCGTCCCGTCCATCCAGAAATATTTGTTCTCCGCTGATTCCATCGCCTGGCCGCTGCGCCTTCTGGACAAGGTGGCCAACAAGGAACAGGAGCTGGAGGTCATAAAAAGCGTCCTTGACCGTCACGAGCCGGGGTACGAGCGCGACCCGACGAAAAAAATTCAGCTGCTGAACCACATGGCCAGCCTGAAGGACGCGCGCATCCCCGGCATGGTGCTGCCTTACCTGGCCGACATGGACGAAGGCGTGCGCTATGCGGCGGTCGAGGCGCTGGTCCGCTCGGGCAGCGAGGAGGTGGCGCGCGAGCCGATGTTGCTGCAGTTCATCGCGCCGACGGAGGACAGCCGCCGCATTCGCATCCGCATCGCCGACGGCTTCGCCGATCTCGGCTGGCTGGTGAAAGGCCACCGCGGCGAAGTGGAGAAGCAGCTGCCCGAACAATTTCAGATCGATCGGGAAGGCCACATCAAGCGCAAGCCCGACGCCCAAAAGAAAGACAGCTAA
- the carB gene encoding carbamoyl-phosphate synthase large subunit: MPKRNDIKTVMLIGSGPIVIGQACEFDYSGTQGVKALKEEGYRVVLVNSNPATIMTDPELADRTYVEPLTVDVLTSVIERERPDALLPTLGGQTALNLAIELHKAGVLAKYGVKLIGAQIEAIEKAEDRELFKQAMQKIGLSVPLSGYAHSLTEARAIQAQLAADTGVGYPVILRPSFTLGGSGAAIAWNAQEFDDKVSWGLQQSPRGEVLVEQSVLGWKEYELEVMRDSADNAVIICSIENFDPMGVHTGDSITIAPAMTLTDKEYQIMRDAALAVIREIGVETGGSNIQFAVNPQNGKMIVIEMNPRVSRSSALASKATGFPIAKIATKLAIGYTLPEVPNDITRETPACFEPTIDYVVTKVPRFAFEKFPGADSELGPQMKSVGEVMAIGRTFKESFGKALRSLEIGRWGLDLDRVPPLEDLKRAIVRPGPDRLWQLAEAMRAGLSNAEAFELTKIDPWFLAHLRQMLDEDEAARIDGAKLGERALDDGVSLARRKRLGLSDRRLMKLYGVSEEAVRQARLKHGVRPVFKRVDTCAAEFEAHTPYMYSTYETPTEESVDGQPLTAVETECRPTQKKKIAILGGGPNRIGQGIEFDYCCVHAVQALREDGYETIMINCNPETVSTDYDTADRLYFEPLTREDVLEILDAEKPEGIIVQFGGQTPLRLAVPLMKAGVNLLGTSADAIDRAEDRQRFGELLRKLDLRAPAWGTARGLGEARQIADRIGYPVMVRPSYVLGGRAMEIVHDPSGLAEFVLTAMEASRRESLSAHAGEEDAPILIDQFLPDAIEVDVDVVADGTDQVIGGVMEHIEEAGVHSGDSACSLPPFSLPPETVEAIKTQAKALARELGVRGLMNVQFAVPRDGRGIFILEVNPRASRTVPFVSKVTGVPLAKVAARIAVGKTLKEMGIREVTHKHVAVKEAVFPFAKFAGVDTLLGPEMRSTGEVMGIDKTFAAAFGKSQIGAGTKLPSSGRVFLSVQDSDKGGAVAVVKGLKDLGFEVVATAGTHAYLASAGVEVERVNKVREGRPHIIDRMLDGDIQIVVNTTAGAVAIKDSFPIRRTALVRGIPYYTTLSAARAMVGALAELRSGRMSVRSLQEYQSDG; encoded by the coding sequence ATGCCCAAGCGGAACGACATCAAGACGGTGATGCTGATCGGGTCCGGCCCGATCGTGATCGGACAGGCCTGCGAATTCGACTACTCGGGGACGCAGGGCGTGAAGGCCCTCAAAGAAGAGGGCTACCGCGTGGTGCTGGTGAACTCCAACCCGGCCACCATCATGACCGACCCCGAGCTGGCCGACCGCACCTACGTCGAACCGCTGACCGTCGACGTCTTGACCAGCGTCATCGAACGCGAGCGCCCGGACGCGCTGCTGCCCACGCTGGGCGGGCAGACCGCGCTGAACCTGGCCATCGAGCTGCACAAGGCCGGCGTGCTGGCCAAGTACGGCGTCAAGCTGATCGGCGCCCAGATCGAAGCCATCGAAAAAGCCGAGGACCGCGAGCTGTTCAAGCAGGCAATGCAAAAAATCGGGCTGTCGGTGCCCTTGTCCGGTTACGCCCACTCGCTGACCGAGGCGCGGGCGATCCAGGCCCAGCTGGCGGCGGACACCGGCGTCGGGTACCCGGTGATCTTGCGGCCGTCGTTCACGCTGGGCGGCTCGGGCGCCGCCATCGCCTGGAACGCGCAGGAGTTCGACGACAAGGTGAGCTGGGGCCTGCAGCAAAGCCCACGCGGCGAGGTGCTGGTCGAGCAGTCGGTGCTGGGCTGGAAGGAATACGAGCTTGAGGTGATGCGCGACAGCGCCGACAACGCCGTCATCATCTGCAGCATCGAAAACTTTGACCCGATGGGCGTGCACACCGGCGATTCCATCACCATCGCCCCGGCCATGACCCTCACCGACAAGGAGTACCAGATCATGCGCGACGCCGCGCTGGCGGTGATCCGCGAGATCGGCGTCGAGACCGGCGGGTCGAACATCCAGTTCGCCGTCAATCCCCAGAACGGCAAGATGATCGTCATCGAGATGAACCCGCGCGTCTCGCGTTCGAGCGCCCTGGCCTCGAAGGCCACCGGGTTTCCCATCGCCAAGATCGCCACCAAGCTGGCCATCGGTTACACGCTGCCCGAGGTGCCGAACGACATCACCCGCGAGACGCCGGCCTGCTTCGAGCCGACCATCGACTACGTGGTCACCAAGGTGCCGCGCTTCGCCTTCGAGAAATTTCCCGGCGCCGACAGCGAGCTTGGCCCGCAGATGAAGTCCGTCGGCGAGGTGATGGCCATCGGCCGCACCTTCAAGGAGTCTTTCGGCAAGGCGCTGCGCTCGCTGGAGATCGGCCGGTGGGGGTTGGATCTGGATCGGGTTCCGCCGCTCGAGGATTTGAAGCGGGCCATCGTGCGGCCGGGACCCGATCGCTTGTGGCAGCTGGCCGAGGCGATGCGCGCGGGTCTGTCCAACGCCGAAGCGTTCGAGCTGACCAAGATCGATCCCTGGTTTCTGGCTCACCTGCGGCAGATGCTGGACGAGGACGAGGCGGCGCGGATAGACGGTGCGAAGCTGGGCGAAAGGGCCCTGGACGACGGCGTGTCGCTGGCCCGGCGCAAGCGCCTCGGCCTGTCAGACCGGCGGCTGATGAAGCTTTACGGCGTGTCCGAGGAGGCCGTCCGCCAGGCCCGGCTCAAGCATGGCGTGCGGCCGGTCTTCAAGCGCGTCGACACCTGCGCCGCCGAATTCGAGGCCCACACGCCGTACATGTACTCGACGTACGAGACGCCCACCGAGGAGTCCGTCGACGGCCAGCCGCTGACCGCCGTCGAGACCGAGTGCCGGCCGACGCAAAAGAAGAAGATCGCCATCCTGGGCGGCGGCCCCAACCGCATCGGCCAGGGGATCGAGTTCGATTACTGCTGCGTCCACGCCGTGCAAGCGCTGCGCGAAGACGGCTACGAGACCATCATGATCAACTGCAACCCTGAAACCGTCTCGACCGATTACGACACGGCCGATCGGTTGTACTTCGAGCCGCTGACCCGCGAGGATGTTCTGGAGATCCTGGACGCCGAGAAGCCGGAAGGGATCATCGTGCAGTTCGGCGGGCAGACGCCGCTGCGCCTGGCGGTGCCGCTGATGAAGGCGGGCGTGAACCTGCTGGGCACCAGCGCCGACGCCATCGATCGGGCGGAGGATCGCCAGCGCTTCGGCGAATTGTTGCGGAAGCTCGACCTGCGGGCGCCGGCCTGGGGCACGGCGCGGGGCCTCGGCGAGGCGCGCCAGATCGCCGACCGCATCGGGTACCCGGTGATGGTGCGACCGTCGTACGTTCTCGGCGGGCGAGCGATGGAGATCGTCCACGATCCGTCGGGCCTGGCCGAGTTCGTGCTGACCGCCATGGAGGCCTCGCGCCGCGAGAGCTTGTCAGCGCACGCGGGCGAGGAGGACGCGCCCATCCTGATCGATCAGTTCTTGCCCGACGCCATCGAGGTCGACGTCGACGTGGTGGCCGACGGCACCGATCAGGTGATCGGCGGCGTGATGGAACACATCGAAGAGGCGGGCGTGCACTCGGGCGATTCGGCGTGCAGCTTGCCGCCGTTCTCGCTGCCGCCGGAGACCGTCGAGGCGATCAAGACGCAAGCGAAGGCGCTGGCCCGGGAGCTCGGCGTGCGCGGCCTGATGAACGTACAGTTCGCCGTGCCGCGCGACGGGCGCGGCATCTTCATCCTTGAGGTGAACCCCCGCGCCTCGCGCACGGTGCCGTTCGTGTCCAAGGTGACCGGCGTGCCGCTGGCCAAGGTGGCGGCGCGCATCGCCGTCGGCAAGACGTTAAAAGAGATGGGCATCCGCGAGGTCACGCACAAGCACGTGGCCGTCAAGGAAGCGGTCTTCCCCTTCGCGAAGTTCGCCGGCGTGGACACGCTGCTGGGCCCGGAGATGCGCTCGACCGGCGAGGTGATGGGCATCGACAAGACCTTCGCCGCCGCTTTCGGCAAAAGCCAGATCGGCGCCGGCACCAAGCTGCCCAGCAGCGGCCGGGTGTTTCTGTCGGTGCAGGACAGTGACAAGGGGGGCGCGGTGGCCGTGGTGAAAGGTCTCAAGGACCTGGGCTTTGAAGTGGTGGCCACCGCCGGCACGCACGCTTACCTGGCATCGGCGGGCGTCGAGGTGGAACGCGTGAACAAGGTGCGCGAGGGCCGGCCGCACATCATCGACCGCATGCTGGACGGCGACATCCAGATCGTCGTCAACACCACCGCCGGCGCGGTGGCGATCAAGGATTCCTTTCCGATCCGCCGCACCGCGCTGGTGCGCGGCATTCCGTATTACACGACTTTGTCGGCCGCGCGGGCGATGGTGGGCGCGCTGGCCGAGCTGCGGTCGGGGCGGATGAGCGTTCGTTCACTGCAGGAGTACCAGAGCGATGGCTAA
- the greA gene encoding transcription elongation factor GreA — MAKYPLTPRGQQTLREELKRLREVERPKNVLDIEEARAHGDLRENAEFHAAKERQGFIEGRSRDIDSILAQAEVIDPGKLSGERVVFGATVRLTDTDSGDESTYSIVGDFEADIKLGRIAISAPLARALIGKDQGDTVTLRTAKGSREYQISEVRFEPQE, encoded by the coding sequence ATGGCTAAATACCCGTTAACGCCACGCGGACAGCAAACCCTGCGCGAAGAATTGAAACGCCTGCGCGAGGTCGAACGCCCGAAGAACGTTCTCGACATCGAAGAGGCGCGCGCCCACGGCGATCTGCGCGAAAACGCCGAATTTCACGCGGCCAAGGAGAGACAGGGTTTCATTGAAGGACGCTCGCGCGATATCGATTCCATCTTGGCCCAGGCCGAGGTGATCGATCCGGGCAAGCTATCGGGCGAGCGGGTGGTCTTCGGCGCCACGGTCAGACTGACCGACACCGACAGCGGCGACGAGAGCACCTATTCGATCGTCGGCGACTTCGAAGCGGACATCAAACTGGGGCGCATCGCCATCTCGGCGCCGCTGGCCCGGGCCCTCATCGGGAAAGATCAGGGCGACACTGTCACCCTGCGGACGGCCAAGGGCTCGCGCGAATATCAGATCAGCGAAGTGCGGTTCGAGCCGCAGGAGTAG
- a CDS encoding epoxide hydrolase encodes MSLQPFEVAVPQATLDDLASRLASARLDPEGQGADTWDAGMNPHYLRELIAYWRLNFNWREQEALINRHPQFRATIGDAAVHFIHQRGQGPAPLPLLLTHGFPDSFLRFLKVIPLLTNPAAHGGDARDAFDVVVPSLPGYAFSDPPNSKKAGGIFHVGDLWHKLMTDELGYQRFGAHGGDWGSTVTEHLARSHPSCVVGIHLTDVPFWHAFQRPADPSPAEDAFLDANQQFPMRQGAYAMIQGSRPQTLADSLNDSPVGLAAWLVEKFQRWSDCGDRVERRFTKDELLTNVTTYWVTETIGSSFLPYYDLLHASVLRWIVERAKEWTHGAKVPAGFALFPKDLSNPPEEWARRFYDVQRWTVMPRGGHFAAMEEPELLVDEIRAFFRPLRTAGAH; translated from the coding sequence ATGTCGCTCCAGCCTTTTGAAGTCGCCGTTCCGCAGGCCACGCTGGACGATCTGGCGTCGCGGCTGGCAAGCGCGCGCCTCGACCCCGAAGGGCAGGGCGCCGACACCTGGGACGCCGGGATGAACCCGCACTATTTGCGAGAGCTCATCGCCTACTGGCGCCTGAACTTCAACTGGCGGGAGCAGGAGGCGCTGATCAATCGCCATCCCCAGTTTCGCGCCACCATCGGCGATGCCGCCGTGCACTTCATTCACCAGCGCGGGCAGGGGCCGGCGCCGCTGCCGTTGCTGCTGACGCACGGTTTTCCGGATTCGTTCCTGCGCTTCTTGAAGGTGATCCCGTTGCTGACGAACCCGGCGGCGCACGGCGGCGACGCGCGCGACGCGTTCGACGTCGTGGTGCCCAGCCTGCCGGGCTATGCCTTCTCCGACCCGCCGAACAGCAAGAAAGCCGGCGGCATCTTTCACGTCGGCGATCTGTGGCACAAGCTGATGACCGACGAGCTCGGTTACCAGCGCTTCGGCGCGCACGGCGGCGACTGGGGCAGCACTGTCACTGAACACCTGGCGCGCAGTCATCCCTCGTGCGTGGTCGGTATTCACCTGACCGACGTCCCGTTCTGGCACGCCTTCCAGCGTCCGGCCGATCCCAGCCCAGCCGAAGATGCCTTCCTGGACGCCAACCAGCAGTTCCCGATGCGCCAAGGGGCGTACGCGATGATTCAAGGTTCACGCCCGCAAACACTGGCTGATTCGTTGAACGATTCGCCGGTTGGTTTGGCCGCCTGGCTGGTGGAAAAATTCCAGCGCTGGAGCGATTGTGGTGACCGCGTCGAACGGCGCTTCACCAAGGACGAACTGCTGACCAACGTGACGACCTATTGGGTGACCGAGACCATCGGCTCATCGTTCCTGCCGTACTACGATCTGCTGCATGCCAGCGTGCTGCGCTGGATCGTGGAGAGGGCCAAGGAGTGGACCCATGGCGCGAAGGTCCCGGCCGGGTTCGCGCTGTTTCCGAAAGATCTCTCGAACCCGCCCGAGGAGTGGGCCCGCCGGTTCTACGACGTCCAGCGCTGGACCGTCATGCCGCGCGGCGGACACTTCGCGGCCATGGAAGAGCCCGAGTTACTGGTCGACGAGATCCGCGCGTTCTTCCGCCCTCTTCGCACCGCGGGCGCGCACTAA
- a CDS encoding epoxide hydrolase produces the protein MDVRPFRIQVEQAVLDDLFARLRRTRWTTRGESAAWQAGTSDRYLRDLVDHWLTRYDWRAEEAKLNALPQFTAEVAGARLHFVHVQGRGARRTPLLLLHGWPDSFHRFHKVIPRFANPDEEGEEPGELAGESFDVVVPSLPGFAFTGAVPRVNRDQSARASANLIWRLMTVILGYQRFAVAGGDGGSVLAQILAIEHPESVIGIHLTDLGWHAFNVDPAKVSKAEHKYLDGLNKARMADGAYALVQMTGPRSLAAGLNDSPVGLASWIVDRFHSWVDGPLDQLIGKDDLLTNIMLYWVTQTIGASIFNYYTEARAPSLTAADRVEVPVGLALFPKDLGGIPPRRFAERTLNVRQWTAMPQGGHFAALEQPELYADDVIDFFQSLNAPQGRAEPQPVDPLAIPHVAPAF, from the coding sequence ATGGACGTCAGGCCTTTTCGAATCCAGGTCGAGCAGGCGGTGCTCGACGATCTGTTCGCGCGGCTGCGACGGACCCGCTGGACGACCAGGGGCGAGTCGGCGGCCTGGCAAGCTGGCACCAGCGACCGCTACCTGCGCGACCTGGTCGATCATTGGCTGACCCGATATGACTGGCGGGCCGAAGAAGCCAAGCTGAACGCGCTGCCGCAGTTCACGGCCGAGGTCGCCGGCGCGCGCCTTCATTTCGTGCACGTTCAGGGACGCGGCGCGCGGCGCACACCGCTGCTGCTGCTGCACGGTTGGCCGGATTCGTTCCATCGTTTTCACAAGGTGATCCCGCGCTTTGCCAACCCCGACGAAGAAGGCGAGGAGCCCGGTGAACTCGCCGGCGAATCCTTCGACGTGGTGGTTCCCTCGCTGCCGGGCTTCGCCTTCACCGGCGCCGTCCCCCGCGTCAACCGCGACCAGTCAGCGCGGGCCAGCGCCAACCTGATCTGGCGTCTCATGACGGTCATCCTGGGCTATCAAAGGTTCGCGGTGGCCGGCGGCGATGGCGGCAGCGTCCTGGCGCAGATCCTGGCCATCGAACATCCAGAGTCGGTGATCGGCATTCACCTCACCGATCTCGGCTGGCACGCCTTCAATGTCGACCCGGCAAAAGTCTCCAAGGCCGAACACAAATATTTGGACGGCCTGAACAAGGCGCGGATGGCCGACGGCGCTTATGCCCTGGTGCAGATGACCGGGCCGCGCAGCCTGGCCGCCGGGCTCAACGATTCGCCGGTGGGTTTGGCTTCGTGGATTGTCGACCGCTTTCATTCCTGGGTCGATGGTCCGCTGGATCAGCTGATCGGCAAGGACGACCTGCTGACAAACATCATGCTGTACTGGGTGACGCAAACCATCGGCGCGTCGATCTTCAATTACTACACCGAGGCGCGCGCGCCATCGCTGACGGCGGCCGATCGGGTGGAGGTCCCGGTCGGGCTGGCGCTGTTTCCGAAAGACCTCGGCGGCATCCCGCCACGTCGCTTCGCCGAGCGCACGTTGAACGTGCGCCAATGGACGGCAATGCCGCAGGGCGGACATTTCGCCGCCCTGGAACAACCCGAGCTTTATGCCGACGACGTCATCGATTTTTTCCAATCTCTAAACGCTCCCCAAGGCCGGGCTGAACCGCAGCCCGTTGACCCGCTGGCCATCCCTCATGTCGCTCCAGCCTTTTGA
- a CDS encoding M2 family metallopeptidase, translated as MAHSPVASRRGPLFGAVLMVLGIAAVPRAAVPQAAAPSEKSAPPKRASGKKTAAEKEAQTFLDTVTPLLLPASTTFAQIDWVAATDATADHVAERTGAGRVTATLTGAKLIIDRSKALLARAKDLDDLTARQLRRLLLAAAENPATIPDVVAKRVAAESKQAGLLDSYTFCLKPRAGGGCARPTTANEIDNLLRRSRDLGERQRAWNASKEIGRPLKPGLVELQTLRNQVAREMGYASYFALTVADYEMTVDEMMTLLDASLETTRPLFDGLHCLAKNILAARFKRPVPPTTIPAHWLGDRWAQTWPGLVDEVNLDALFKGAAPETIVKSAESFYVSLGFPKLPASFWAQSDLYPVPPSSPRKKNAHASAWHIDHALDVRSLMSVEPNAQWFETAHHELGHIYYFLSYSTPDVPPLLREGANRAFHEAIGELGALASQETPYLLKVGVLPPGKEPDPTRWLLQSGLESIVLLQWAAGTVSHFERDLYQNDLPPADWQKRWWEYVAQYQGVAPPAPRPDDACDACTKTHLSDDPARYYDYALATLIKFQLHDHICTKILKQDVRACDYSGSKEVGDFLRGIMKLGATRDWRTVIKDATGEAISARAMMSFYEPLTAELAKRNAGKDCVR; from the coding sequence ATGGCCCATTCCCCCGTCGCCAGCCGCCGCGGCCCGCTCTTCGGGGCGGTGCTGATGGTGCTGGGCATCGCCGCCGTCCCGCGCGCGGCCGTCCCGCAAGCGGCTGCGCCCAGCGAAAAGTCCGCCCCGCCAAAACGAGCGTCCGGCAAGAAGACCGCCGCCGAGAAGGAAGCCCAGACCTTCCTGGACACCGTCACGCCGCTGCTCTTGCCGGCGTCGACCACCTTCGCCCAGATCGACTGGGTCGCCGCCACCGACGCCACCGCCGACCACGTCGCCGAACGCACCGGCGCCGGGCGCGTCACCGCCACGTTGACCGGCGCCAAGCTGATCATCGATCGCAGCAAGGCGCTGCTGGCGCGGGCCAAGGATCTCGACGACCTGACGGCGCGACAGCTGCGCCGCCTGCTGCTGGCGGCGGCGGAGAACCCGGCCACCATCCCGGACGTGGTGGCCAAGCGTGTGGCCGCCGAATCCAAACAAGCCGGCCTGCTGGACAGCTATACGTTCTGCCTGAAGCCGAGGGCGGGCGGCGGCTGCGCGCGCCCCACCACCGCCAACGAGATCGACAACCTGCTCCGGCGCTCGCGCGATCTGGGCGAGCGGCAGCGGGCCTGGAACGCCTCCAAGGAGATCGGCCGGCCGCTGAAACCGGGACTGGTCGAGCTGCAGACCCTGCGCAACCAGGTGGCGCGCGAGATGGGGTACGCGTCGTACTTCGCGCTGACCGTCGCCGACTATGAGATGACCGTCGACGAGATGATGACGCTGCTGGACGCCTCTTTGGAGACGACGCGGCCGCTGTTCGACGGCCTGCACTGCCTGGCCAAAAATATCCTGGCGGCGCGTTTCAAGCGGCCGGTCCCGCCGACCACCATCCCCGCCCACTGGCTGGGCGATCGCTGGGCCCAGACCTGGCCGGGCCTGGTCGACGAGGTGAACCTGGACGCGCTGTTCAAAGGCGCCGCCCCCGAGACCATCGTCAAAAGCGCGGAGAGCTTTTACGTCTCGCTGGGCTTTCCCAAGCTGCCGGCGTCGTTCTGGGCGCAGTCGGATCTGTACCCTGTGCCGCCGTCGTCGCCGCGCAAGAAGAACGCCCATGCTTCGGCCTGGCACATCGACCACGCCCTGGATGTGCGTTCGCTGATGAGCGTCGAGCCGAACGCGCAGTGGTTCGAGACCGCCCACCATGAGCTCGGGCACATCTATTACTTCCTGTCGTACAGCACGCCCGACGTGCCGCCGCTGTTGCGCGAGGGCGCCAACCGCGCCTTTCACGAAGCGATCGGCGAGCTGGGAGCGCTGGCCAGCCAGGAGACGCCGTACCTGCTCAAGGTCGGCGTGCTGCCGCCCGGCAAGGAACCCGACCCGACGCGCTGGCTGCTGCAGTCCGGCCTGGAGTCGATCGTGCTTCTGCAGTGGGCCGCCGGCACCGTCAGCCATTTCGAGCGCGACCTGTACCAGAATGATCTGCCGCCCGCCGACTGGCAGAAACGCTGGTGGGAATACGTCGCCCAGTACCAGGGCGTCGCCCCGCCCGCCCCGCGCCCCGACGACGCCTGCGACGCCTGCACCAAGACCCACCTCAGCGACGATCCGGCCCGTTATTACGATTATGCGCTGGCCACGCTGATCAAATTCCAGCTGCACGATCACATCTGCACGAAGATCCTCAAGCAGGACGTGCGCGCCTGCGATTATTCAGGCAGCAAAGAGGTCGGTGATTTTCTCCGCGGCATCATGAAGCTGGGCGCCACCCGCGACTGGCGGACCGTCATCAAAGACGCCACCGGCGAAGCCATCTCGGCCCGCGCGATGATGTCGTTCTACGAGCCGCTGACCGCCGAGCTGGCCAAGCGCAACGCCGGCAAAGACTGCGTGCGCTAG
- a CDS encoding glycoside hydrolase family 3 C-terminal domain-containing protein, whose protein sequence is MTRHLWTPRSIKKVLERWIVAGADLACSSLWRYEIFSNTRRRRSIGSGKVAVIGSAKHFAGDGGTKWGTANEADVNPGLIDRGDAQIDQATMMAVHVKPYQSLVSAGVGAVMATVSMWNGLRGHADGKLLTDTLKGTLGFKGFVISDYDGIDETVPGAAVEDKYTTGLNAGIDLMMLSGGSRALAAQIALVKSLVPARVPQTRIDDAVSRILMTKCMMGLFDVTGKVDRTLTAALGSADHRAVGRQAVRESLVLLKNDNSLLPLPKTIARVHLGGKNADNMANQCGGWTITWQGSAGAVGTTVRKAIGDVVTPAKVTYALNGSGGAGATVGIAVIGETPYAEWEGDKADLSIAADDLAAIQAMKDAGLKTVVILISGRPLLLDKILPLADAVIAAWLPGTEGEGIADILFGDAKPTGKLPQSWPRTMAQIPINFGDATYDPLFAYGYGLTYP, encoded by the coding sequence GTGACGCGCCACCTGTGGACGCCACGATCGATCAAGAAAGTTTTGGAGCGCTGGATTGTAGCCGGGGCCGACCTTGCTTGTTCCTCCCTGTGGCGGTACGAGATCTTCTCGAATACGCGAAGACGACGATCGATCGGCAGCGGGAAGGTGGCGGTGATTGGCTCGGCCAAGCACTTTGCCGGCGACGGTGGCACGAAGTGGGGCACCGCCAACGAGGCGGACGTCAACCCGGGCCTGATCGATCGCGGCGACGCGCAGATCGATCAGGCGACGATGATGGCCGTTCACGTCAAGCCGTACCAGTCGCTGGTGTCGGCGGGCGTGGGCGCGGTGATGGCCACGGTGTCGATGTGGAACGGGTTGCGCGGTCACGCCGACGGCAAGCTGCTGACCGACACGCTGAAGGGGACGCTGGGCTTCAAAGGATTCGTCATCTCGGACTATGACGGGATCGACGAGACCGTCCCCGGCGCCGCCGTCGAAGACAAATACACCACCGGCCTGAACGCCGGGATCGATTTGATGATGTTGTCCGGTGGCAGCCGCGCGCTGGCGGCGCAGATCGCGCTGGTCAAAAGCCTGGTGCCGGCGCGCGTCCCGCAGACGCGCATCGACGACGCCGTCAGCCGCATCCTGATGACCAAATGCATGATGGGTCTGTTTGATGTGACCGGGAAGGTCGACCGCACGTTGACGGCGGCGCTGGGCTCGGCCGACCATCGCGCGGTGGGCCGGCAAGCGGTGCGCGAATCACTGGTGCTGCTGAAGAACGACAACAGCTTGTTGCCATTGCCAAAGACGATCGCTCGCGTTCATCTGGGCGGAAAAAACGCCGACAACATGGCCAACCAGTGTGGCGGCTGGACGATCACCTGGCAGGGCTCGGCCGGCGCGGTGGGGACCACGGTACGAAAGGCGATCGGTGACGTGGTGACGCCGGCGAAAGTCACCTACGCGCTGAACGGTTCGGGCGGGGCCGGCGCGACAGTCGGGATTGCGGTCATCGGCGAGACGCCTTACGCCGAGTGGGAAGGCGACAAAGCCGACCTGAGCATCGCCGCCGACGATCTGGCGGCAATCCAGGCCATGAAAGACGCCGGATTGAAGACGGTGGTCATCCTGATCAGCGGGCGGCCCTTGTTACTGGACAAGATCTTGCCACTGGCCGACGCGGTGATCGCCGCCTGGCTGCCGGGTACGGAAGGCGAGGGCATTGCCGATATCCTTTTTGGCGACGCCAAACCGACGGGAAAGCTGCCGCAGTCCTGGCCGCGGACGATGGCGCAGATTCCGATCAACTTTGGCGATGCGACCTACGATCCGCTGTTCGCTTACGGTTATGGATTGACCTACCCGTAA